Proteins encoded in a region of the Anguilla anguilla isolate fAngAng1 chromosome 10, fAngAng1.pri, whole genome shotgun sequence genome:
- the coq5 gene encoding 2-methoxy-6-polyprenyl-1,4-benzoquinol methylase, mitochondrial, which translates to MAAPFRVVVSTLLCGPCRLLHARLRSRIVVSSPSCAISVPRAYSDGSEDKSTHFGFETVPEGQKAERVYKVFESVAQKYDVMNDAMSLGIHRLWKDSLLHIMNPQPGACLLDTAGGTGDISFRFLDYVRSQRGRQDRHAARSNQTLSWQQITDSYASAEPGQGESRAVVCDINKEMLKVGKQKAEELGYGTDLSWVVGDAEELPFDDDLFDVYTIAFGIRNVTHIEQALQEAHRVLKPGGRFMCLEFSRVSNPLLSSLYDAYSFQVIPVLGEVIAGDWKSYQYLVESIRRFPDQETFKGMIEDAGFFRVQYFNLTGGVVAIHSGFKL; encoded by the exons ATGGCGGCCCCCTTCAGGGTAGTTGTTAGCACGTTATTGTGCGGTCCTTGTCGTTTACTTCATGCAAGACTGAGAAGCCGAATTGTTGTGTCGAGTCCAAGTTGTGCAATTTCAGTCCCGCGTGCCTATAGCGATGGTTCCGAGGACAAAAGTACGCATTTTGGGTTCGAGACAGTTCCCGAAGGACAGAAAGCGGAGAGAG TGTATAAAGTTTTCGAGAGCGTGGCTCAGAAATATGACGTAATGAACGACGCCATGAGCTTGGGGATCCACCGACTATGGAAGGACTCCCTTTTGCACATCATGAACCCCCAGCCGGGAGCTTGCTTGCTGGACACTGCTGGGGGTACAG GTGACATCTCCTTCCGTTTCCTGGACTACGTGCGCTCCCAGCGTGGCCGGCAGGACCGGCACGCGGCGCGGTCCAATCAGACGCTCTCCTGGCAGCAGATCACCGACAGCTACGCGTCCGCTGAGCCGGGACAGGGGGAGTCGAGGGCGGTGGTGTGCGACATCAACAAGGAGATGCTGAAAGTGGGGAAACAGAAAGCGGAGGAGCTGGGCTACggcacag ATCTGTCCTGGGTGGTGGGCGACGCAGAGGAACTGCCTTTTGATGATGACCTATTTGACGTGTACACCATAGCTTTCGGGATCCGCAACGTCACTCACATCGAACAG gctCTGCAGGAGGCCCATAGGGTCCTCAAACCGGGCGGCAGGTTCATGTGTCTGGAGTTCAGCAGAGTTTCGAACCCCCTGCTGTCCAG tctctACGATGCCTACAGCTTCCAGGTGATCCCGGTGCTCGGCGAGGTCATCGCGGGAGACTGGAAGTCCTACCAGTACCTAGTGGAGAGCATCCGGCGCTTTCCGGACCAg GAAACATTCAAAGGAATGATTGAGGACGCTGGATTCTTCCGGGTCCAGTACTTTAACCTGACTGGTGGAGTGGTGGCCATCCACTCTGGCTTCAAACTCTGA